In [Phormidium] sp. ETS-05, the genomic window TTGTAAACGAGCAAAAACGGATATGGTTAACTGTGTAGTCAAAAACTGGCTCGGAGAAGATGTCGGAGAAGCAACCCTGGAATTAAAGGTTGCCAGTGAAGACAACAAGTCTCATATTGTCCACAAAGCGCTGAGAAAGCAACTGCTCGCAGCGCGCCAGGGCAACGCATCGAGCAAAACCAGGTCAGAAGTCTCCGGCGGCGGCAGAAAACCCTGGCGGCAAAAAGGCACCGGGCGGGCTCGGGCAGGTTCTATCCGTTCTCCCCTATGGCGTGGTGGTGGTGTCATCTTTGGACCGAAACCCAGAGATTATGACATTAAGATGAATCGGAAAGAACGGCGGCTGGCGCTGAGAACGGCGTTGCAAAGTCGGGCGGAAAACTTAATCGTAGTAGAAGAGTTTGGCGACAAGCTGCCCCGGCCCAAAACCAAAGAGCTGGTGCAAGCGATCACGCGCTGGGGTGCCAATCCCGAAAGAAAGGTACTGTTAATTGTGGCCGAAACCAACGAAAACCTGTTGTTGTCCGCAAGAAACATTGCTGGATTGCAGCTCATCACCCCCAATAATTTGAGCATTTATAGCGTGCTAGACGCAGCCTATATCATCGCCACGGCGGCAGCTCTGGCAAAAATACAGGAGGTTTACAGTGACTGAATACAACCCCCGCGATCTGGCAGATTTGGTGATTCGCCCTCTGGTGACAGAAAAGGCAACCCTGCTGATGGAGGACAACAAATATAGTTTTGACGTTGTGCCTCAAGCCACCAAGCCAGAAATCAAAGCGGCCATTGAATACCTATTCAATGTCAAGGTAACAAGCGTCAACACTTTGAGAAAACCCCGCAAGAAAAAACGTGTGGGCAGGTTTGCGGGATTTAAAACCCAGTACAAGCGGGCGATCGTCACCCTAGCAGAGGGATATTCCCTGCAAAGCATCCTCTTCCCAGAAGTGTAGTGGGCTGGCGCTATTTCTCAAATGCAAAAGTTTGTCCCTTGTCACTTGTCCTGTAGTCACTTGTCAGCCAGGTATCTGGTCTCTTGTCAAATGACAAAGGGCAAAGGACAAATGACTTTGGACAAATGACAAAGGACTTTGGACAAATTCATAACTAGAGCCAGATATGGGTATCCGTTATTACAAGCCTTACACCCCAGCCACAAGAGCCAGAATGGTTTCAGATTTTGCTGAAATCACCAAGGACGAGCCAGAAAAATCCCTGACCATCAGGAAACACCGCCCCAAAGGACGGAACAATCGCGGCGTCATCACTTGTCGGCATCGGGGTGGTGGTCACAAACGCCTTTATCGCATTGTTGACTTCAAGCGGGATAAGCAAGGTATCGCGGCGAAAGTGGTGGCGATCGAATATGACCCCAACCGCAATGCCAGAATTGCCCTCCTCTACTACAAAGACGGAGAGAAGCGGTATATCCTGCATCCAGACGGATTGAAAGTAGGCACAGAAATCGTCTCTGGACCCGACGCCCCGATCGAAGTGGGCAACGCCTTACCCCTGGGGAATATTCCCCTAGGTACGAACGTTCATAATGTGGAACTCGTGCCCGGGAAAGGCGGCCAAATCGTCCGAGCCGCAGGCACTAGCGCCCAGATCCAAGCCAAAGAAGGGAAAATGGTAACACTAAAGTTGCCTTCCGGTGA contains:
- a CDS encoding 50S ribosomal protein L23, with translation MTEYNPRDLADLVIRPLVTEKATLLMEDNKYSFDVVPQATKPEIKAAIEYLFNVKVTSVNTLRKPRKKKRVGRFAGFKTQYKRAIVTLAEGYSLQSILFPEV
- the rplB gene encoding 50S ribosomal protein L2, whose amino-acid sequence is MGIRYYKPYTPATRARMVSDFAEITKDEPEKSLTIRKHRPKGRNNRGVITCRHRGGGHKRLYRIVDFKRDKQGIAAKVVAIEYDPNRNARIALLYYKDGEKRYILHPDGLKVGTEIVSGPDAPIEVGNALPLGNIPLGTNVHNVELVPGKGGQIVRAAGTSAQIQAKEGKMVTLKLPSGEVRLVRRECYATIGQVGNIDARNIKIGKAGRKRWQGRRPEVRGSVMNPVDHPHGGGEGRAPIGRSGPVTPWGKPALGAKTRKKKLSDSLIVRRRRSSSKRRRGGRGG
- the rplD gene encoding 50S ribosomal protein L4; translation: MVNCVVKNWLGEDVGEATLELKVASEDNKSHIVHKALRKQLLAARQGNASSKTRSEVSGGGRKPWRQKGTGRARAGSIRSPLWRGGGVIFGPKPRDYDIKMNRKERRLALRTALQSRAENLIVVEEFGDKLPRPKTKELVQAITRWGANPERKVLLIVAETNENLLLSARNIAGLQLITPNNLSIYSVLDAAYIIATAAALAKIQEVYSD